The nucleotide sequence TTTTTTTACTGAAGGAATATTTCTCGCGACCCATTTTGTTTAAAATCCAATTCGATAGATTGTTCAAACGAATCAAATAATCATACCCAATTCCACCTAATTTGGCAATCCATTTGGAATGTTGCACCGAAGAATCGAACACATCGCCATGAAAAACCCATGCTTTTTTACCATCAATTTCAAAAATATATTTATCGGCCAATTGGATCTTACCAAAAGTCATAGGCGAAAATTTTCGTAGAAATTCATCGTGATTTCCGGTTAAATAAATCACTTGGCAATTGGTTAATGACAAGTTTAAAATGTATTTAATCACCTCTAAATGGCTTTCGGGAAAATAGCTTTTTTTAAATTGCCAAATGTCGATAAAATCGCCATTTATGATCAATATTTTTGGATCTATTGACTGTAAATACCGCAAAAGTTCCTGGGCTTTGCATCCGTAAGTTCCCAAATGGGTATCAGAAATCACAGCAATTTCTATGGATCTTTTCATGAAATTAAATTTTGATTCAAAGATTGAAATCAAATGTAAATTAATGGTTTTTATAAGGTTACGATACAAACAATTTTAGATAGATTGCAATAAAAAGTACTATTTTTACAAAAAATTGTTCCGAATGAAAAAAATATTATTTGTTGTGATTGCGCTGTGTGCAAGCTTTGCGGGAATGGCTCAAAACCGCTTCACTACCATTTTAGATGAAAAGGAGTATATTTCACATGAAAACGAATTGGAAAAATGGAACAGCTACGATTTTTCGCCTGTGATTTTGGGTTTGCAAATGAATACAGTCTATGGAATTATTGGCGATAATTACAAACGCATACACATTAAAATCACCAATGTAGAGAAAGATCCATCCAATGCAGATTTGTATCATGTAACAGGAAAATCGAAAGTGGGCAAAAATATTGAACACTTTACAGGAACGATTAAACTGCAAACAATAAAACGAATCAAAGACCGAGAACTTGATGAAAATTCGGTGAGTTTACCCACAAAATATCAAGGGATAATTTCGGGTGTTTATCAGTTTAATGAACCTAAAGACCGCAGCCATTCCGGAGTTTTTGAAGGAACATATCACGCCATGTTTCAAATTACAGAAAACGATGGCGTTTTTTATAACGATTTGGATTTATCGCGCGACAGCTACATAAACAACATGTATCAAGGTTTTTGGACAGATTACGAAACCAAGGAAGCCAAAATTTGCAATTGGGGCGATTTTCGTGTACCGAATGTTTCTGCCGATTTTGATTTGGGCGCTGGTGCATTTAGTCCCAACGAAAAATACAACAAAAAAGGTTGGCAAACTTATAATGATGCGTATTTACGAAACGATAAAAAAGCAAAAGAAATAGAAGAAAACGATTGGTAACGGCTTGATTTAAGTGTTTTTAAAATACGAAATCACTTTTTCTGCTTTACTTTTACCAATTAGTTTCACGATTTCTTCCTCGGGGGTTTCGGCCAATCTTTTAATTGATTTAAACTGAATCATAAGCTTTTCCATGGTTTTTGGACCAATTCCCGGAATGGTGGTCAACCCACTGTCTATGGCGTTTTTGCTGCGCTGGTTTCTGTGAAAAGTAATCCCAAAACGGTGGGCTTCGTTTCGCAAATGCTGAATCACCTTTAAAGTTTCTGATTTTTTATCTAAGTACAGCGGAACACTATCGCCCGGATAAAACAATTCTTCCAAACGTTTGGCAATACCCACAATGGCTATTTTTCCACGCAAACCTAAAATATCCAGACTTTTTAACGCCGCACCTAATTGTCCTTTACCTCCATCGATAATGATTAAATCGGGCAATGGTTCGCCTTCTTCTAACAAACGGCGGTATCTGCGAAAAACCACCTCTTCCATCGATGCAAAATCATTGGGGCCTTCAACGGTTTTAATATTAAAATGGCGGTACTCTTTTTTACTGGGTTTTCCATCTTTAAAAACCACACAAGCAGCCACCGGATTAGTCCCTTGAATATTTGAATTATCGAAACATTCAATATGTCGCGGTTCTTTGCTTAAACGCAAATCGGCTTTCATTTGTGCCATTAATCGGTTAGTGTGCCTGTCTGGATCTACTATTTTGATTTGTTTTAATTGATCTAATCGGTAGTAGCGTGCATTGCGTTCAGATAGCTCTAAAAGTTGTTTTTTATCGCCTAATTTTGGTACAGTAACAGTGATTTTTTCGCCTAAATCAATTTCAAACGGAACAACAACTTCTTTCGTTAACAGTTTAAAACGCTCGCGAATTTCTATAATTGCTAATGGCAACAGCTCTTCATCGGTTTCATCTAAACGCTTTTTCAACTCTAAAGTATGCGACCGCACAACAGCTCCATGAGCTATTTGTAGAAAATTCACATACGCCATGGTTTCGTCTGATACAATCGAAAAAACATCTACGTTGTTTATTTTAGGGTTTACAACTGTAGATTTTGCCTGATAATTTTCCAAAACCTGCATTTTTTCTTTTATCGCTTGTGCTTCTTCAAACTTCATTTCACTGGCATATTTCAGCATTAATTGCTTAAAATCTTTCAAGTTTTCTTTGAAATTTCCTTTTAAAAGCTCCCTTATATTTTTTATTTTGTGCAGGTATTCTTCTTCGGGTTCATTGCCTTCGCAAGGCCCCAAACAATTGCCAATATGATATTCCAAACAAACTTTATACTTTTCGTTTTTTATATTTTGCACGCTTAAATCGTAATTACAATTGCGCAAAGGATACAATTCGCGAATTAAATCAAGCAAAGTGTGCATGGTTCTGCCGCTGGTATAAGGTCCAAAATATTCCGAACCATCTTTTATGAAATTTCGGGTAGAAAAAACCCTTGGAAAACGTTCGTTTTTGATACAAATCCATGGATAGGTTTTGTCGTCACGCAACATGATATTGTAGCGAGGTTGCAGGTTTTTGATAAGATTGTTTTCTAAAAGCAGTGCATCGGTTTCGGTTTTAACCACAATGTGTTTTATGGTCACTATTTTTCGA is from Paenimyroides aestuarii and encodes:
- a CDS encoding UDP-2,3-diacylglucosamine diphosphatase, yielding MKRSIEIAVISDTHLGTYGCKAQELLRYLQSIDPKILIINGDFIDIWQFKKSYFPESHLEVIKYILNLSLTNCQVIYLTGNHDEFLRKFSPMTFGKIQLADKYIFEIDGKKAWVFHGDVFDSSVQHSKWIAKLGGIGYDYLIRLNNLSNWILNKMGREKYSFSKKIKNNIKKAVKFIGDFEQTASELAIENSFDYVICGHIHQPQKREVVNAKGKCMYLNSGDWIENLTALEYNNGDWEIYYFENDLLIDLLDETAEKTADFPYDYQNIEALFI
- the uvrC gene encoding excinuclease ABC subunit UvrC, with translation MSTTKSDISLQLQTLPNLPGVYQYFDKDQKLLYVGKAKNLKKRVASYFNKTHDNARLNVLVRKIVTIKHIVVKTETDALLLENNLIKNLQPRYNIMLRDDKTYPWICIKNERFPRVFSTRNFIKDGSEYFGPYTSGRTMHTLLDLIRELYPLRNCNYDLSVQNIKNEKYKVCLEYHIGNCLGPCEGNEPEEEYLHKIKNIRELLKGNFKENLKDFKQLMLKYASEMKFEEAQAIKEKMQVLENYQAKSTVVNPKINNVDVFSIVSDETMAYVNFLQIAHGAVVRSHTLELKKRLDETDEELLPLAIIEIRERFKLLTKEVVVPFEIDLGEKITVTVPKLGDKKQLLELSERNARYYRLDQLKQIKIVDPDRHTNRLMAQMKADLRLSKEPRHIECFDNSNIQGTNPVAACVVFKDGKPSKKEYRHFNIKTVEGPNDFASMEEVVFRRYRRLLEEGEPLPDLIIIDGGKGQLGAALKSLDILGLRGKIAIVGIAKRLEELFYPGDSVPLYLDKKSETLKVIQHLRNEAHRFGITFHRNQRSKNAIDSGLTTIPGIGPKTMEKLMIQFKSIKRLAETPEEEIVKLIGKSKAEKVISYFKNT